Within the Scleropages formosus chromosome 8, fSclFor1.1, whole genome shotgun sequence genome, the region ACCTGctgagaaggagagagagagcggggggTGCAGGTGTGCCGGACAGCAGGACGGTGGGGAttagggaggcgcccaggggagGGAGCACTGTGCGAGTGTCTCCGTCTGTCCACAGGGACACGTCTCACGTTCCTCCCATCGTACGAGTGTCAAGGAAGGAAGGATCTCAACCGGTGAGTTGCGTCTATTTGTCCTCACAGCAGGGGGTCCACtttccataaatgagtccaagtAGCGCCGGGTTGGTTGTGGCCTTTTACTCGGTGCCACTCAAAATTTGACATCGTGAAGCCGGTGACTCTAGCAATGTGACGGCTGAGCGTGCTATCACTCTTGCTGTGTGcgttctctcgctctctctgtgtctggtGTGCTCTGCTCATGGTCATCGCGGTGCTGTGCCTTCAGAGCCACATGCCGACACTGGTCCAGATTCCAGCTGACCACACACATAGCTGTGGTGCCACgtatggaagtgtgtgtgtgtgtgtgtgtgtgtgtgcgcgcgcgcatgtgcgCGCTTCCCGGGAAAGCGATTTGCTCTACGAGGAGCCTACGGGAATATGCTGCTCCCAGAACCGACGGCTGATGGTAGCGAGTGCAGAGCAGAGCGTGGGAAGGGTGTGGAGATGGTTAACATGCATGTGTGAACCAGGGGGGCCTCATGTGTGGCATCAGACCTGTGTCCACCGGGTAGCACGACTGTCCCTGTCCTCGGGGCGTCCCTCTTTTCCTTCAGATCTGGGATTTCGGGATTAACTTCACCAGTTAATCTCGTAGCGCAGAGTGACTGCTCCTGAGGGCTAATCCCTCTGCCTGTGCtggtgctgttgttgttgtcgagCAGGTGCACCACGATGCACCTCGTTACCGGGGAGAGCCGCATGCGGCGCACGGCGGAGCCCGAACCTGAACTCGAACCCGAACCCGAGCGCGAGCACCATCATGAGcatgcccccgcccccccggccCACCACCCCGCCCACGACTTCAACAACATGAAGAACAAGTTCACGAACGAAGAGGGCCACCTGCCAAGTGAGTGTGGCTCCAGGAgtcggccagcagggggcacagtggcacagaacAGGTCCGGCGACACGTTTACGCTCTGGGGTCTCACAGCTCGCCTCACCTTCTTGTCACCCTTTCATTTGTCTCACTGCCTCCCCTGCATCCATGGCTCCTCCTCCCAGACCACAAGCACAAGCGTAAGTTCACCTTCTGCCGAAGCAGCTCTGTCCGTGTCCCCTGTCTCGCCATGTCCTCGCCTGGCCCTAGCGCCCGCCGTTCCGTAGTTCTAGATCACATGCCCTGTGTTCTTTCTCCAGTGTCCCTGTGTCCCTCCGTGCCTCTTGAATGTTAGTCCCCGTGAGTCCATGGTGTGCGGCGTGTGCGACGTGTGTTGAGCGTCTCTCCGTGTCCCCTTCCCACCGGCCCAACGCTGACCCCAAGTGCCCATGTGGGCCGTGGGAGCCATTGCCGTGGTGGTGCTGGCGCTCGTCGGCTGCTTTGCCTTCTGCGTCTTCAAGAAGTTCAtcagcaagaagaagaagcccAAGAAGGCTCGTGAGAGGAAGGCGGGACGCCGCAGGAAGAAAGGAGGAGAAGACGAAGCTGAAGGGGAAAAGGTAAGGGGGCCGAGGAGTGTTCACCGCCTGCCGTGCACTGGACGCGCGTCCACACGCAGTGCCGTTCTCCTCGTCCTTCCAGGAAGAAGGAGAGAaggaagggaaggaggaggaggagcgggagaACCTGGGCAAGCTGGAGTTCACCCTGGACTACAATTTTACTGACAGCCAGGTAAGGAGACACCTGACTTCTGTGTCTGAGGTGCCGCCCagtgtctgtccatctgtccatccgtccatcctgGCTGTGGTGGCGACGAACAGATCCAAACCCTTTTCCAACCCCCTCTTCTAGCTCATCGTAGGAATCCTTCAGGCTCAGGATCTTGCCGCCATGGACATGGGAGGTACCTCGGACCCATACGTCAAGGTCTACATGCTCCCCGATAAGAAGAAGAAGTTTGAGACCAAAGTCCAGCGCAAGAATCTCAGTCCCGTTTTCAATGAGACCTTTACGTTCAAGGTCAGTGTCCCTGCACCCGAACACGGTTACGTGGATGGCGACCACGGCGGAGACTGAGCCGCTGCGCTGCGGCCACTTGGCGCGGCGCCTTTTGGGTCTTTCTGTGCCATCGTCATCGCTGAGTGGAGATGCGGGACGATGTGGCTCCTTTGGCTAATGTGTCCAACGTGTTATCCATCCCCCTCCCTGTCAGATCCCTTACTCCGAGCTGGGGGGCCAAACCCTGGTGATGCAGGTGTACGACTTTGACCGCTTTTCCAAGCATGACGTGATCGGCGAGGTCAAGATCCCCATGAACACGGTGGACCTGGGCCAACCGCTGCACGAGTGGAGGGATCTGCAGAGTGGAGAGAAAGAGGAGGTGGGTCTCTTTGCTGTTGTCCTCCAtgccgtttccatggcaaccgtgCCTCCGCTGACCCCTCCTCCGTCGCTCCCCTCAGCAAGAGAAGCTGGGTGACATCTGCATCTCCCTCCGCTACGTGCCCACGGCAGGCAAGCTCACCGTCAACGTGATGGAGGCCAAGAACCTCAAGAAGATGGATGTCGGCGGCCTGTCAGGTGACCTCCTCCCGCCGTCTCCTTATCCCGCAGGTGTCGAGAGACGGCACCGCTAATGTCCCCCAACCCCCAATGTCCCCATCCCCAGACCCCTTCGTCAAGGTGGTGCTGCAGCACAACGGGAAGaggctgaagaagaagaagacaacgGTGAAGAAGAACACGCTCAACCCGTACTTCAACGAGAGCTTCAGCTTCGATGTTCCCTTCGAACAGATCCAGGTGAGCGAGGTGGCGACAGCGCCGCCGGGGCTGTCGGGGGGGAGCCGCCGCTCGCGCTGCTCTCACACGTTTCTTCCGTGTGTCCCGCTGCAGAAAGTACAGGTCCTCATAACCGTGTACGACTACGACAAGCTGGGCAGCAACGACGCCATCGGCAAGACCTTCATCGGCTACGGCGCCACCGGCGTGGGGCTGCGCCACTGGTCAGACATGCTGGCCAACCCCCGGCGGCCCGTGGCCCAGTGGCACACGTTGCAGCCCGAGGAGGAGGTGGACGCGGCGCTGAAGGGGCCCCACCGCTAGGAGAGGCCCCCTCACCAGCGTGCTCGTAGCTAGCTAGGCTAACCGTTAGGGAGTAGAGATGGAGCGCTTGTGCTGCTTCCACTGGTTCGTGTCTGTGGGAGGGGCAGGAAGCACATCTGCAGAGGCACCTACTGCACCCGGGAAAACGTGCCGTCCGTAACGGAGCTGCCGGCAACGCGGGGTTGGCCACGCAGCCCACCAGTTTACCCTAAACCCTTTAGAGGGGAGGTGGCAGATGGCCCTGTGCATTTTGGCTGCCTTCCCCTTAAAGCGCTTTCTTGCCACTTGCACAGCGAACGAGCCGCGTGTCAGAGCACCACAGTGACAACACTCGTGGTTTCCATGGTTACGCATTGGCCGTGTGTGCTTGCTCATGTCGGAGACCACGCCCGGCGCGCTGCTGTTTGGGTTGACCGCACCTTAACCGCGAAGGAATAGAAATACAGGTGAAGAAAGGTGACAGCGGATGTGTTGAGAGCCCCGCCACACACACGGCTCAGGGTTCCCTCACTgtaaggttgctggtttgagtcccattaAAAGCACTCCTTCTTTTGTGTTGACTATGTGTAACGGGGTCACGTGACTGCTGGGTAATACACTTGGTGCCGGTGTCGGTACCTTAAACGTTTCATGTTTTGTCCTCACGAGGGttgaatttctgttttcaacGTACAAGAAAACATCCCCTGTTCCTTAGACTTTGTGTGCCTGACAAATGATTCCTTCTGTTGTTGGGTGGCTCAAGAAGTTGGTGTTGGTTCTTTTTAACCCCACAGAAAAACCAGCTTATTTGAATTAAAGCCCATTGGAGTATCACTGCACCTCTAGTACCACCTCTGAAAAACTTTTT harbors:
- the syt5a gene encoding synaptotagmin Va, giving the protein MHLVTGESRMRRTAEPEPELEPEPEREHHHEHAPAPPAHHPAHDFNNMKNKFTNEEGHLPNHKHKLPMWAVGAIAVVVLALVGCFAFCVFKKFISKKKKPKKARERKAGRRRKKGGEDEAEGEKKEGKEEEERENLGKLEFTLDYNFTDSQLIVGILQAQDLAAMDMGGTSDPYVKVYMLPDKKKKFETKVQRKNLSPVFNETFTFKIPYSELGGQTLVMQVYDFDRFSKHDVIGEVKIPMNTVDLGQPLHEWRDLQSGEKEEQEKLGDICISLRYVPTAGKLTVNVMEAKNLKKMDVGGLSDPFVKVVLQHNGKRLKKKKTTVKKNTLNPYFNESFSFDVPFEQIQKVQVLITVYDYDKLGSNDAIGKTFIGYGATGVGLRHWSDMLANPRRPVAQWHTLQPEEEVDAALKGPHR